The following are encoded together in the Penaeus chinensis breed Huanghai No. 1 chromosome 20, ASM1920278v2, whole genome shotgun sequence genome:
- the LOC125035794 gene encoding medium-chain acyl-CoA ligase ACSF2, mitochondrial-like, producing MKMREKNLRSQLRPSLPTAVRSSRERGPCDAELRVLRQRIRQEGVRALPPQVAPLVSPGGVEEVAERRALRVELRVDAGLGAAAGPLRRAGVDRAERSFGDREAVVSVHQGVRKTFSQVKEESGLVAAGLLAAGLEPGDRLGIWGPNSYEWFLTQFAAAKAGLILVNINPAYRPSELEYCLNKVGVKGIVCDEKFKTSDGTFRFRDLYEAGESSHRKRVDELSSKIQFDSACSFQYTSGTTGLPKAAVLSHHQIVNNAYHSIGKRIGYGEKPHRICLSVPLYHCLGCVAGTICGMLYGATCVMPSAGFDPDAIVRPLEREKIASCYGTPTMFVDILNSFRKNPTDLSVISTGIMAGAPCPRDLVTAVNELRMKDLIVMYGMTETSPVTFQCFPSDPPEVRSSTIGFPGDHIEVKVVDESEEIVRAGEAGELLVRGYCNFLGYWDDPEKTREIMTQDRWLRTSDLISIQPDGYGHFIGRIKDMVIRGGENIYPAEIENFFLGHPDVIEAQVFGVPDARMGEEVATWIRKAEGSSLSDTELREWCKGKIAHYKVPRYVLFKDEFPRTVTGKIQKFKMREQTIEELNLKA from the exons ATGAAAATGCGCGAAAAAAATCTAAGGTCACAGCTCCGCCCATCTCTGCCAACAGCTGTTCGTAGTAGCCGAGAGAGAGGCCCGTGCGATGCTGAGCTCCGTGTCTTACGTCAGCGCATCCGGCAGGAGGGCGTGCGCGCACTTCCTCCACAGGTGGCGCCCTTGGTCTCTCCTGGGGGCGTGGAGGAG gtGGCAGAGCGGCGGGCCCTTCGCGTGGAGCTACGTGTCGACGCCGGGCTCGGAGCCGCTGCTGGGCCTCTCCGTCGGGCGGGCGTGGACCGGGCCGAGCGGAGCTTCGGGGACAGGGAGGCCGTCGTGTCGGTGCACCAGGGTGTGAGGAAGACCTTCTCGCAGGTCAAGGAGGAG AGTGGCCTCGTGGCCGCAGGACTCCTGGCGGCAGGACTCGAGCCCGGGGACCGCCTGGGGATCTGGGGACCCAACAGCTACGAGTGGTTCCTCACGCAGTTCGCCGCCGCCAAGGCTGGACTCATTCTG GTGAACATCAACCCCGCCTACCGTCCCAGCGAACTCGAATATTGCCTCAACAAAGTCGGCGTCAAAGGCATTGTGTGCGACGAGAAGTTCAAGACGTCAGA TGGCACCTTCAGATTCAGAGATCTTTACGAAGCGGGTGAAAGTTCCCACCGTAAGAGGGTAGATGAACTGTCCTCTAAGATACAGTTCGATTCAGCCTGCAGCTTTCAGTATACGTCC GGAACGACCGGTTTGCCGAAAGCAGCTGTCTTGTCCCACCACCAGATCGTGAACAACGCTTACCACTCCATCGGGAAGCGCATCGGTTATGGcgaaaag CCTCATCGTATATGCCTCTCCGTGCCTCTGTACCATTGTTTAGGATGCGTTGCGGGTACTATCTGTGGCATGCTTTATGGGGCGACTTGTGTCATGCCCAGTGCCGGCTTTGACCCCGATGCCATCGTCAGACCTCTCGAAAGGGAAAA AATCGCCTCTTGCTACGGAACGCCCACGATGTTTGTCGACATTCTGAACTCTTTCCGCAAGAACCCGACGGATCTGAGCGTCATCTCGACGGGAATCATGGCAGGTGCTCCTTGTCCGCGAGACCTAGTGACGGCTGTGAACGAACTCAGAATGAAGGACCTTATA GTGATGTACGGGATGACCGAGACGAGTCCCGTGACCTTCCAATGCTTTCCCTCAGATCCTCCTGAAGTCCGGTCGTCCACCATCGGCTTCCCGGGAGACCACATTGAG GTGAAAGTGGTCGACGAGAGCGAGGAGATCGTGCGCGCGGGAGAGGCGGGCGAACTGCTCGTCAGAGGCTACTGCAACTTCCTCGGTTACTGGGACGACCCTGAGAAAACGAGGGAGATTATGACGCAGGATAGATGGTTGAGgaca AGTGACCTCATCTCGATCCAGCCAGACGGTTACGGCCACTTCATCGGCCGCATCAAAGACATGGTCATCCGCGGCGGAGAGAACATTTATCCAGCGGAGATTGAGAACTTCTTCTTGGGTCACCCGGATGTGATTGAGGCGCAG GTGTTCGGAGTGCCCGACGccaggatgggagaggaggttgCGACTTGGATAAGAAAGGCCGAGGGTTCCAGCCTTTCGGACACGGAGCTCAGGGAATGGTGCAAAGGGAAG ATCGCTCATTATAAAGTACCAAGATACGTGCTGTTCAAGGACGAGTTCCCACGGACGGTCACGGGCAAGATACAGAAGTTCAAAATGCGGGAACAGACTATCGAGGAGCTGAACTTGAAGGCgtga